The following proteins are encoded in a genomic region of Mycolicibacterium confluentis:
- a CDS encoding SDR family NAD(P)-dependent oxidoreductase — protein sequence MNIDGATALVTGANRGIGRHFAGELLRRGAKVYATARRPESVDIPGAEVIRLDITDQASVDAAAAYATDVDVLINNAADTAGGNLVTGDLAAIRSTMDSNYYGTLAMIRAFAPILARNGGGAILNVLSAAAWNTVDGNTAYAAAKSAQWGLTNGVRRELEGQGTLVSALVPALVGTQTLLDFAQRHGIVFPEGAVGDPGDLVRRALDGLEADEIEILDPLAAEAKATLAGPPQAFAL from the coding sequence ATGAATATCGACGGTGCCACCGCTTTAGTCACGGGTGCCAACCGTGGCATCGGCCGCCACTTCGCAGGAGAGCTCCTGCGGCGCGGGGCCAAGGTGTATGCCACGGCGCGCCGCCCCGAGTCGGTCGACATTCCCGGCGCAGAGGTGATTCGCCTCGACATCACCGATCAGGCGTCGGTGGACGCGGCGGCGGCATACGCAACAGATGTGGATGTCCTGATCAACAACGCCGCTGACACTGCCGGCGGCAATCTCGTCACCGGCGACCTGGCGGCCATCCGCTCAACGATGGATTCGAACTACTACGGCACGCTGGCGATGATCCGGGCCTTCGCGCCGATCCTGGCCCGCAACGGCGGCGGCGCCATCCTCAACGTGTTGTCCGCCGCGGCCTGGAACACCGTGGACGGCAACACCGCCTATGCCGCGGCCAAATCAGCGCAGTGGGGCCTGACCAACGGGGTACGGCGCGAACTCGAAGGGCAGGGCACCCTCGTCTCCGCCCTGGTGCCCGCATTGGTCGGCACCCAGACACTTCTCGACTTCGCGCAGCGGCACGGCATCGTCTTCCCCGAGGGCGCGGTGGGCGATCCCGGCGATCTGGTGCGCCGTGCGCTCGACGGCCTCGAGGCCGACGAGATCGAGATCCTGGACCCGCTCGCAGCCGAGGCGAAGGCGACGCTGGCGGGTCCTCCGCAGGCGTTCGCGCTGTAA
- a CDS encoding SRPBCC family protein, producing the protein MSLPALEDIAAHRLDRDDTTGPIEGVIRIETSPREQATPIIMEMMRSVYPHDEVFGPYCTVNEYVDCPPDELYEYLADTRSLEEWTYSLRGFTRTEQDGLWLAYDRLGSETEIYTRTVAQPEARTVDYHCAWDQGRHLWMIYLMRVVDAQVVLDKPGSVVLWTNCHHPFYDHNPYPETAPPERPVWVGDFWDMFGAGHRLELLNLKAIAEYRHRNGLPVKPDWMK; encoded by the coding sequence ATGTCATTGCCCGCACTTGAGGATATCGCCGCCCACCGGCTCGACCGAGACGACACCACGGGCCCGATCGAGGGCGTGATCCGCATCGAAACCTCCCCACGGGAGCAGGCGACGCCGATCATCATGGAGATGATGCGGTCGGTGTATCCGCACGACGAGGTGTTCGGCCCGTACTGCACCGTCAACGAGTACGTCGACTGTCCGCCCGACGAGCTCTACGAGTACCTTGCCGACACCCGAAGCCTGGAGGAGTGGACCTACAGCCTGCGCGGGTTCACCCGCACCGAACAGGACGGGCTGTGGTTGGCCTACGACCGGCTGGGCTCGGAGACCGAAATCTACACCCGCACAGTGGCTCAGCCCGAGGCGCGCACCGTCGACTATCACTGCGCCTGGGACCAGGGCAGGCACCTGTGGATGATTTATCTGATGCGCGTGGTCGACGCACAGGTGGTGCTCGACAAGCCGGGCTCGGTGGTGTTGTGGACCAACTGTCACCACCCGTTCTATGACCACAATCCGTACCCCGAGACAGCGCCGCCTGAGCGACCCGTGTGGGTCGGCGACTTCTGGGACATGTTCGGCGCCGGTCATCGTTTGGAGCTGCTGAACCTGAAGGCGATCGCCGAGTACCGCCACCGCAACGGGCTGCCCGTCAAGCCCGACTGGATGAAGTGA
- a CDS encoding thiamine pyrophosphate-binding protein, with the protein MMATAAEPSFPPRPRSAGIRVVDHVVDLLAAAGVSHVFGVDGANIEDLYDAAHFCPDITAVLAKHEFSAATMADGFSRATAQLGVVAATSGGGALNLVAGLGESYASRVPVLALVGQSPTSLDGRGGFQDTSGRNGSLDAEALFSAVSVYSRRIIDPDDIRAALPEAVAAARAGGPAVLLLPKDVQQATVPTNGVVRVNGRRRCAEDAEPILRALHEASGPVTIIAGEQVARDDARGELERLRVALHARIATVPDAKDVSRAPMAAASLGVTGVMGHPGVADALRTSAVCLLVGTRLSVTARAGLDEALRETCTLSIGSTTPYVPSIHLHTNDLRASLAELTRRLTNRPRWEVAAVDSTSPAELTPPTHRGPGIRYREAISALDALLPDDADIVVDAGNSGAAAIHHLPARRDGRFVVALGMGGMGYSFGAGIGMAFARRRRTVIVAGDGSFFMHGLELHTAIQHRLPVTLVLFNNNAHAMCVTREKLYYTGRYTYNRFTESNLGAGLAAMFPGLPAVDISDPDALGPALRRALEADGPSVVTVECSADEIPPFAPFLDHDHVSTHHRRTEDVIART; encoded by the coding sequence ATGATGGCAACCGCCGCCGAGCCCTCGTTTCCGCCACGCCCCCGGTCAGCGGGCATCCGGGTGGTCGACCACGTCGTCGACCTCCTCGCCGCCGCGGGGGTCAGCCACGTCTTCGGTGTGGACGGCGCCAACATCGAGGATCTCTACGACGCCGCCCACTTCTGCCCGGACATCACGGCGGTGCTGGCCAAGCACGAGTTCTCCGCGGCGACGATGGCCGACGGGTTCAGTCGCGCCACTGCGCAGCTGGGCGTGGTGGCCGCGACGTCGGGCGGCGGTGCCCTGAACCTGGTCGCCGGCCTGGGGGAGTCGTACGCCAGTCGGGTCCCGGTGCTTGCCCTGGTCGGCCAGTCGCCCACCTCACTGGACGGGCGCGGCGGCTTTCAGGACACCAGTGGCCGCAACGGCTCGCTCGACGCCGAGGCCCTGTTCTCGGCCGTGTCGGTGTACAGCCGGCGGATCATCGATCCCGACGACATCCGGGCCGCGTTGCCCGAGGCGGTGGCAGCTGCCCGTGCTGGCGGTCCCGCGGTCCTGTTGCTGCCCAAAGACGTTCAACAGGCCACTGTCCCCACCAACGGCGTGGTGCGCGTGAACGGACGCCGCCGCTGTGCCGAGGATGCCGAACCGATCCTGCGGGCGCTGCATGAGGCTTCGGGGCCGGTGACCATCATCGCCGGCGAGCAGGTGGCCCGTGACGACGCCCGGGGTGAGCTTGAGCGGCTTCGCGTGGCCCTGCACGCGCGGATCGCGACGGTGCCCGACGCCAAGGACGTCAGTCGCGCACCGATGGCAGCGGCATCGCTGGGCGTGACGGGGGTGATGGGCCACCCCGGGGTGGCCGACGCACTTCGCACCTCAGCGGTGTGCCTGCTGGTGGGTACCCGCCTGTCGGTCACCGCCCGCGCCGGTCTCGATGAGGCGCTTCGCGAGACCTGCACGCTGTCGATCGGCTCCACCACGCCGTATGTGCCGTCTATTCACTTGCACACCAACGATCTTCGTGCGTCACTGGCTGAGCTGACCCGCAGGCTCACCAATCGTCCACGGTGGGAAGTGGCGGCTGTCGACTCGACCTCCCCCGCAGAGTTGACGCCGCCCACCCACCGTGGCCCTGGAATCCGGTACCGCGAGGCGATCAGCGCGCTCGATGCGCTGCTGCCCGACGATGCGGACATCGTCGTCGACGCGGGCAACTCCGGAGCGGCGGCGATTCATCACCTGCCAGCCCGGCGCGACGGCCGCTTCGTGGTGGCACTCGGAATGGGCGGCATGGGCTACAGCTTCGGCGCCGGCATCGGCATGGCCTTCGCCCGGCGCCGTCGCACGGTCATCGTGGCCGGCGACGGGTCGTTCTTCATGCACGGCCTCGAGCTGCACACCGCGATTCAGCACCGGCTGCCGGTCACGCTGGTGTTGTTCAACAACAACGCCCACGCCATGTGTGTGACGCGCGAAAAGCTTTATTACACCGGTCGATACACGTACAACCGGTTCACCGAGAGCAACCTCGGCGCCGGGCTGGCCGCGATGTTCCCCGGGCTGCCCGCAGTCGACATCTCAGACCCCGACGCGCTGGGACCGGCGTTGCGCAGAGCGCTTGAGGCTGACGGTCCGTCGGTGGTCACCGTCGAGTGCTCGGCCGACGAAATTCCGCCCTTCGCACCCTTTCTCGATCACGACCATGTTTCAACCCACCACAGGAGGACCGAAGATGTCATTGCCCGCACTTGA
- a CDS encoding 3-oxoacyl-ACP synthase III family protein, whose product MTVSLIDVSTYLPGEPVPAEHYAQYAESDELRENLMFRAPRFRHHVAEDETAVDMVECAAAGLLDRRGPDALADVDVLITHTQMPDMPFYGGGGAMAHRLGMNPSWVIDLHNGGCAAFVLGMKMAATLLESGQGRTALIAVAQNAAGQIFDQPTVRRKAQAAVPGDGAAVGLVTVSDESPILDVECRTYGEYAGEMTIAVDPPRKWWQPGTGEGYIGFTESKITKVLARGNRQVPEVAYAVCDRIGMKPRDIDLLVTNQPNRAFLRNWREALELPQEKHRDTFDECGNLFAAGIPVNLDRAISEGQVKNGDVVMMAAFAHAGDFAGAAAVRWGGR is encoded by the coding sequence ATGACTGTCAGCCTGATCGACGTTTCCACCTACCTGCCCGGCGAGCCCGTGCCGGCGGAGCATTACGCGCAGTACGCCGAATCCGATGAGCTGCGGGAGAACCTGATGTTCCGCGCCCCGCGATTCCGTCATCACGTCGCCGAAGACGAGACCGCCGTCGACATGGTTGAGTGCGCCGCGGCCGGCCTGCTGGACCGCCGCGGTCCCGACGCCCTCGCCGACGTCGACGTGCTGATCACCCACACCCAGATGCCCGACATGCCGTTCTATGGCGGCGGTGGTGCGATGGCTCACCGCCTCGGCATGAACCCGAGCTGGGTGATCGATCTGCACAACGGCGGCTGCGCGGCATTCGTGCTCGGCATGAAGATGGCGGCCACTCTGCTCGAGAGCGGCCAGGGCCGCACGGCGTTGATCGCGGTGGCGCAGAACGCCGCGGGACAGATCTTCGACCAGCCCACCGTGCGCCGTAAGGCCCAGGCGGCAGTTCCGGGTGACGGTGCCGCGGTGGGCCTGGTGACCGTGTCGGACGAGTCGCCGATCCTGGACGTGGAGTGCCGCACCTATGGCGAGTACGCGGGCGAGATGACCATCGCGGTGGACCCGCCGCGCAAGTGGTGGCAGCCCGGGACCGGCGAGGGCTACATCGGCTTCACCGAGAGCAAGATCACCAAGGTGCTGGCCCGCGGGAACCGTCAGGTCCCCGAGGTCGCCTATGCGGTGTGTGACCGAATCGGGATGAAGCCCAGGGACATCGACCTGTTGGTCACCAACCAGCCCAACCGGGCGTTCCTGCGCAACTGGCGCGAGGCGCTGGAACTGCCCCAGGAGAAACACCGCGATACGTTCGATGAGTGCGGCAACCTGTTCGCCGCAGGCATTCCGGTGAACCTGGACCGCGCGATCTCCGAGGGCCAGGTCAAGAACGGCGACGTGGTGATGATGGCGGCCTTCGCGCACGCCGGTGACTTTGCGGGTGCCGCCGCGGTTCGATGGGGCGGCCGGTGA
- a CDS encoding type IV toxin-antitoxin system AbiEi family antitoxin domain-containing protein — MARKHSTAVPPSLAAHALGTFRPAQAKHTYAYPAAEVARLHERGLLHRLANGYYVVVPPAMVGRRWVPGLETAAAGIASAIYGPHDIVVMGVSAARLHGAIPRALATATVAVPAQHRPIELSDRTAVIRFVKRDTQGLDVERYDTELGPTLVTTPEQTILDLAHRPELGDAEIDVRTAVAALYERSDNDRLEALAAEQRRGASLKRALTWVRQ; from the coding sequence ATGGCGCGAAAGCACAGCACAGCTGTTCCCCCGAGCCTGGCCGCGCATGCACTCGGCACGTTCCGCCCTGCGCAGGCCAAACACACGTACGCGTACCCAGCCGCTGAGGTCGCGCGCCTTCACGAACGGGGCCTGCTACACCGCCTCGCCAACGGCTATTACGTCGTCGTGCCGCCGGCCATGGTGGGGCGACGCTGGGTGCCGGGTTTGGAAACCGCCGCGGCAGGTATCGCTTCGGCGATCTACGGCCCGCACGACATCGTCGTTATGGGCGTCAGCGCCGCGCGGCTGCACGGAGCGATTCCGCGCGCGCTGGCCACCGCGACGGTCGCCGTGCCCGCCCAGCATCGCCCCATCGAGTTGTCCGACCGCACCGCGGTCATCCGCTTCGTCAAGCGGGACACCCAAGGACTGGACGTCGAACGCTACGACACAGAGCTCGGGCCGACGCTGGTGACCACACCAGAACAGACAATCCTTGACCTTGCCCACCGCCCCGAACTGGGTGACGCTGAAATCGACGTTCGGACCGCGGTCGCGGCTCTGTACGAGCGCAGCGACAACGATCGCCTGGAAGCATTGGCGGCCGAACAACGACGCGGCGCATCGCTGAAACGGGCCTTGACTTGGGTGCGGCAGTGA
- a CDS encoding alpha/beta hydrolase, which produces MLEVIDKGSATESHPVPLVFVHGAVHSAWCWDEHFLDYFADNGYRSIAFSMRGHGGSGLDGKALGACGIADYVDDMRSVISRLPLHPVLVGHSMGGFVVQKYLESAGAPAAVLMSSAPPRTWFMRSMGAGRHHPWLGVKSTVTRNALALYPTPAMVREALFSPRTPDVVVQKCFERLERESFRALNTDMGFRNLVRPHLVSTPLLVLDGEQVSWGPRVAHDIAKAYRTEAQYFPDMGHDMMLEPGWQGVADRIQDWLRVRGL; this is translated from the coding sequence ATGCTCGAAGTCATCGACAAGGGTTCGGCCACGGAGTCTCATCCCGTTCCGCTGGTGTTCGTCCACGGGGCTGTTCATTCCGCCTGGTGCTGGGATGAACACTTCCTCGACTACTTCGCCGACAACGGTTATCGAAGTATTGCGTTCAGCATGCGTGGGCACGGCGGCAGCGGCCTGGACGGGAAGGCGCTGGGCGCATGCGGCATCGCCGACTATGTCGACGACATGCGCTCGGTGATCAGCAGACTTCCGCTGCACCCCGTCCTCGTCGGACACTCGATGGGCGGGTTCGTCGTGCAGAAGTATCTGGAATCGGCGGGCGCACCCGCAGCGGTGCTGATGTCCTCCGCGCCGCCGCGCACCTGGTTCATGAGATCGATGGGGGCAGGCCGGCACCACCCCTGGCTCGGAGTGAAATCCACCGTGACGCGCAATGCGCTGGCGCTCTATCCCACTCCGGCGATGGTCCGCGAGGCCCTCTTCAGCCCGCGAACGCCAGACGTGGTCGTACAGAAGTGCTTTGAACGGCTTGAGCGCGAGAGCTTCCGAGCACTCAACACCGACATGGGCTTTCGCAACCTCGTACGCCCACATCTGGTCTCAACACCGCTGCTCGTTCTGGACGGCGAACAGGTCTCCTGGGGACCACGCGTCGCACACGACATTGCCAAGGCGTACCGCACCGAAGCCCAGTATTTCCCCGACATGGGCCACGACATGATGCTCGAGCCGGGCTGGCAGGGCGTCGCCGACAGGATTCAGGACTGGTTGAGGGTCCGAGGGCTGTAG
- a CDS encoding TetR/AcrR family transcriptional regulator: protein MTSTRPLRADAARNRDLLLAAAESEFAERGASASVADIARRAGVAKGTVFRHFASKEDLIASIVCKHITALTGIARRLSDATDPGAALLEFLTAAADQRQRHDLTFLQSASESDPRVTQVRDELHAALGTLVDRAHRAGALRSDVTETDVFLLMCAPVHVVENLAAPAPLLWQRYLAIIFDGLRPDGAHPLPQPAPTLP, encoded by the coding sequence ATGACCTCGACGCGCCCGCTCCGAGCAGACGCAGCGCGCAACCGCGACCTGCTTCTGGCAGCAGCGGAGAGCGAGTTCGCCGAGCGCGGCGCATCCGCCTCGGTGGCCGACATCGCCCGCCGCGCGGGTGTCGCGAAGGGCACGGTGTTCCGGCACTTCGCCTCCAAGGAGGACCTGATCGCCTCCATCGTCTGCAAACACATCACCGCACTCACCGGCATCGCGCGCCGACTCAGCGACGCGACCGATCCGGGAGCCGCCCTCCTGGAGTTCCTGACCGCCGCCGCCGACCAGCGTCAGCGCCACGACCTGACGTTCCTGCAGTCGGCCAGCGAAAGCGATCCCAGGGTCACCCAGGTCCGCGACGAACTGCACGCAGCACTGGGAACTCTCGTCGACCGCGCCCACCGGGCCGGGGCCCTGCGGTCCGATGTCACCGAGACCGATGTCTTCCTGTTGATGTGCGCGCCCGTGCACGTCGTCGAGAATCTCGCGGCCCCGGCGCCGCTGTTGTGGCAGCGCTACCTCGCCATCATCTTCGATGGGTTGCGGCCCGACGGTGCGCATCCGCTGCCGCAGCCGGCACCCACGCTGCCCTGA